The following is a genomic window from Eubalaena glacialis isolate mEubGla1 chromosome 18, mEubGla1.1.hap2.+ XY, whole genome shotgun sequence.
AATGCGGGGTCTGGGCTGAGTGCGAGCAGGGAGCCCAGAGCTCAGCAGGCAGGAGCAGGACAGTGACCAAACTTCCCGGcactccgcccccccccccccgcccggtcACCAGGAAGGGATTCACAATCAGAGCTGGAATCGCCTTCGAGATGACCGAGACCCAGGCGCTCACTAGAGAacagggagactgaggctccGACGGATCATTAACAAACAACCTCAGACCTGTCACTAGAACTAGTCCTCCTGCCTCCTGAGTCACGCTTCTGAATCCTCTCAGGGACTGAAGCACTTTAGGGACGTGAACTAGTGACCGTGTGTGGCTTCTCGGACCTGGGGCAGCCCCTTCCTGTCGAAGCAGCCCAGAGCTTCCCTATCCCGAGCGGGAGCTGCTCTGTCAGGGGTTTGCCTCCACTTTGATCCTGAGGACTTTGCTCACATCACTGATGGTGCTGGGCGCTGGCTTTCTCTTGTCCCCAGAGGCCCTGCTCACTGTCTCTCCAAGGCTCTGTGCCCTGTCCTGGGCACAGATGGGGCAGGCAACCTGAACCTAGTGTCTGAGAGCAATTACCTCAGGACAGAGGACACCGTCCTAAACTCAGGGTCTGGGCCTGAGGGCAGCTGGGGCCAGGCCTGCTGTTGGGAAGGGTGGTTCCGGAGAACGCGTGGTCCGACCGCACGCTGCCCTTGCTTCCCCAGGCTGCTGCTCCTGCTGCCCCGTGGGCTGCGCCAAGTGTGCCCAGGGCTGCGTCTGCAAAGGGGCCTCGGACAAGTGCAGCTGCTGTGCCTGATGTCGCCGAGAGCCTGCCCCGGCTGTCAACAGAGCAACCAGGACGAACCTGCATTTTACCGATTTTCATACAACCGGACCTGACGCTACATTCCTTTTTCTATCAAATATGTGAGTTGTAATAAAAGTTGTTGACTTTATTCTGGCTCTGTCTTCCTTTGTCTGTCTTGGACAAAGAGACTCCGTGCCCAGCAGGGCTGGCGTGGGGAACTGGACCGGAAGTGCAGAGACCTCGGCTCTGGACCAAAgagtacccccccacccccccaccccccaaaacacacacacacggagcgTCTTAGCCGCTAAGGTTAATTTCAGCTTCACTTTCTCAGCTCCAAAGGAAAGCCTCGCCCGGATGACACAGGGCATCGGACACACAGAGGACGCGCTCCCTCTATTCCCCTTAGGAGTATGGATTGCAGAGAAAGTTGTCCGTTTCTCACTTTCCTTGTCTGGGGGCCCCTGCCAAACTCAGTCCTCGGTGATGAGAGCCTGGAAAAGTACCCAGAGGGGATGGAATCCCACACCCCTCTTGTTTGACTTCTACACGGGGCTTGCGTCTAACACACCCTGGAAAGACCTATTTGTATTTTCTGCCACAGTTTTAACCCTGGTCAGTAAAAAGAATCgctaagaaaaaatgtaaaaggacaCGATATGTGAAACCCATTTTTCCCTTCAACACGTAAAATCACCTTAACACGTGGAGGAGCAATTCTGAAAATTAGAGGCTCTCATATGCTGCACATACATTGAATGTGTGCTTGAGTCCCGGCAACACTTCACAGATGTCCCACTGTGTGGACCACACACGCCTGGAGCAGCtctgccccctgcctccccacagGGAACATCAGTCTTGGCTCGCCCAGGGCCACTGACACCACACTCGCCACCCCTGACAGCTCCCTGCAGGGGCTTGGCTCCGAATCTTCGCAAGCTCCTCCCTAGATCAGGCTGACATCTTCCCTTCCCTCAAAATCCAGCCCGTGGCTACCTGACACCCCGAAAGTGATTTGGATTTGTTTGGTGGGAATTTCCCAGCCGTTTCCCGGAGACTTGGTTTCAGAAGGAGGACTTCACGTGTTCCTCTGCAGAGTGATGGTGCCGCTGCAGTGCGGAGGGCCTGGTGGTGTTTATTAGCGAGACGTGTGTGCTGAGGGAACAGGTAATATATTTCAGGTGCTGGGCCCCCTGGCGGTCTGGGGAGGGAATTCCTATTTGATGGGCACtccaagagaaagaggagacaagAGGCTCAGAAGTCAGGACCAAGATGGGCCACAGGTGCCCTGTGTGAAGAGGGCATTTCGGGAGCCGGCCCGTGCTGCGTGCGTGGGTGCTGGTGTCAGGCACCCAGGTTCACAGCCACCGTGCCACTTCCTGACCTGGCAAGTCACTGATACTCTCTGagatttcatttcctcctttctataaaaaagattaatttccAAGAGGGGGAATAAGCCAGATAGTGGCCTGGCTCCTAGCTGGGGCTTCCCGAACGGTGTCCTTTATGATCCCTATCTCCACACTGACATTTGTGCACAGAGAACCCTTTAGCTCCCAACAAGCTCCTGGAGGAAGGCTCCCTGGTTTGCAAGCAAGCTCATGGTGAGGGCAGAGATGGATAGGAACCTTGCTTATCCAGTGCCAGAGGGCGTGGGGATCTCCTCCAACAAGCCCCATGGAACGAGTCACCGCCACAGCATTTGGACAGACTCAGTGAACCTGCATGGTCTGGAGCGATGGTGCCaattccagagaggttaagcaacctacccaagggcacacagcctaTACTCAAAGGACTAAACCTACACTGCAGCTGTCTCACCTCCCGGCCACATGGTGCCGCTTATGACATCACTGGAGGCTGAATCCGGCCTCTCCTTTTTCAGGGCCGCAAGGGTCTTCGGAGACAGTCCAGCTGTGCTCCTGGCTGCAGAGGTGGgaggctgaagcccagagaggtcacAGAGCTGTGCAGAGGGTTCTGACTGCCAGCTGCTCAGTGCTTTCCCACTGCTGCCTCTGGGCCAGGTGTTCAGTGTCCTCACCTTTCATGGGATGACATGGTGTCCGGTTGGGCGGGGGGCTGCAGTCAGCCTGCAGGAGGGCCAGTCCCACCTGGGTCACATATAGCCATGGGACAtaacctctctgtggctcagtctCCTCTGCTCTAAAGGGCAAAAACATAGTGTCTGGCTCTCGGGATGAAAGAATTGAATACACGCAAAGAATGTCAGAATATACTGGGCACTCAGTGAGTAATCTATCGTAtcacctatttatttatgtatttgttatcATTAGCCTAGGAGACATTGTTCTCCTTCCAGACACGCAAGCAAGGATGGTGTGTTTAGCTCTGTGTTCTGGCTCGTCCTCATCAACCCTGTGAGCATGGGACCACTTCCCCTGAGGGAGTTATCCTCCCTTCACGCAAAGAGCCATTGACAGACACTACAGATAGAAAGCCGTGAGCAAGACAGTCGGTGTCCTCCTAACAGATACAGAAGGATCCTGCCATCTCTGCTGTCACCTGCACCAGGATTtccttaccattttcttttcagtgattttCTGAAATATGTTATACCaaaagaaacctcctgaacactACTGAAGGAGAGAGTCAGAAGGTAGCCACAAAATCATAAATACATTCCTATTCTGTCACTtcggtccccccccccccccccgccccaggattGAGCTGGACACGGTAGAGCCGGGCTGAAGACACAGCTCTGGGCCAAAGGGGAGCTTTCTCACTGACTCTCTCTTTCAGCTGCGAAGCGACAAAAACACAGAAGCAGGGCACCACTCCCCAGCACCGTGTGCCTGCCTTTACGGTAGCCTCCTCGTACTGTAGGTAGTTTGGCCTTTGGGAAACGGGCTCCTGGCTACTATCTCCCTTCCGGGTTGGTGTGCCAATGCAAAGAGCAAAAGTGATTAACAAGGCTTGGCATGGACTCCATGGTGTGTAACTGTCAGGACTACTCAAAGGGAACTCTCCACTTGTCTCGCTTTGTTATTTCATGCCAGGTCTGCCTATCACCTACAATGATGCCTTCCCTGGGGAGCATCCCATGATCAGGGAACCTCCACCCTGGCGTGGAGTGGACCGGCTACGGTGAGGAGCGCCCCTGGAAAGTTTAGGCAAAGGAGCCCCCGGAGAAATGTGCCATGATCCCTCcaggaaaggaaaacacaagTGACGACGAGCGGCTGAAGGCAATGTTCATCGCGGGGCGGTTACAGGAGACGGTAGCGGAAAAATGCGTCCAAAGGACCGTGGTGGGGACCGGGGCTGGCAACGCCTGGGGACACACGGGGTGGGCGAAACGGCGGTGAGGGTCACATGCGCCTGCGGTCCCTGACACCGCTCCCCGGCTCCGGCCAAGCCAGGGACACGAGCGTGGAGGCGGGGGCTGTTCTCAGGCTGCAGGAAACGGCGACCCGGAGGCCGGCGGCGCGGGGCCTGGGGCGGGCAAGACCGGAGGACGCGGGAGCTGGATTCCTGCACAACCCGGCAACAGGGTGGCTGCTCCCGTCGGGCACGTTGGGAAGGGGCGgccggggggggggtggtgggacacCGCTTACCGCACGGCACCCGGTTCCTCCGCTCCAGCCGGCACCGAAGTGGAATCGTGCGCTCGGCCCCGCGTGTTGCTCACAGCCCGGCCCAGGGCGCTGCGggcggcgcgggcgcgggcgcgggcgcgggcgcggtcGCTGATCCGCGGGGCGGGTGcaaggcgggggcggggcctctgcgCCCGGGCCGCCTCCTCGGCCTATAACTGAGCCCACGGGCTCCTGGCTCCCACACGCCCCCCACCGGACCAGTGAAGCGGCTGCGCCCCTTGCTTTGGACCTCGGGCCTCACTTCTCCTCCAGATGGACCCCAAGTGCTCCTGCCCCACTGGTAAGGGAGCCCTGGCTTTGAGCCTTAGGATGCCCCCCCTTCCCAGGCACAGGACGAGAAGGGAGGGTTTTGAGTTTGAGCTCAGGAAGACTCCTGTCACGGGTCCAGGGCTTTCTTGGTAGCCAGGCTCCTGACAGCATGTCAGTCTCCCTTTGCCTCTCCGTTAACACTGAGGGCACGGAGGCTCCAGGCTGTCCTTCttgaggtcacccagctggtcagGGGACTGCTAGACCGGGACCCAGTGTTTGGAGGAGGCCTCGGAGCTGCCAGGACTTGATGGGAGGAGGGGACATTGCCTCTTTGGGCTTCAGGCCATgagccctggcccccagccccagtcAGCCTGGGCTGGGTCTGGAGCCTGGGACCTTCCCTGTGGAGTCCATCAGGAGGGGACCTACTCTCCTTGGACCAGAAGAGAGGAGCTGGGGCTTCTCTATCCGCCTGAGTGGACACGAGCTCCCAGGGCTGGGTCCTGACAGAGGAGGAGGGCTCAGGGAGGCATTGCTGACCGTCTGCTGTAGCTCCTGCATCCCTCTCCCTGCTCACCGCGGGCCTTTCCCTTCCTGGCAGGCGGCTCCTGCAGCTGCGCTGGCTCCTGCACCTGCAAAGCCTGCAGATGCACCTCCTGCAAGAAGAGTGAGTGTGCGGGGCCTTCTCTGGGAATGCGGGGTCTGGGCTGAGTGCGAGCAGGGAGCCCAGAGCTCAGCAGGCAGGAGCAGGACAGTGACCAAACTTCCCGGcactccgccccccccccccccccccccgcccggtcACCAGGAAGGGATTCACAATCAGAGCTGGAATCGCCTTCGAGATGACCGAGACCCAGGCGCTCACTAGAGAacagggagactgaggctccGACGGATCATTAACAAACAACCTCAGACCTGTCACTAGAACTAGTCCTCCTGCCTCCTGAGTCACGCTTCTGAATCCTCTCAGGGACTGAAGCACTTTAGGGACGTGAACTAGTGACCGTGTGTGGCTTCTCGGACCTGGGGCAGCCCCTTCCTGTCGAAGCAGCCCAGAGCTTCCCTATCCCGAGCGGGAGCTGCTCTGTCAGGGGTTTGCCTCCACTTTGATCCTGAGGACTTTGCTCACATCACTGATGGTGCTGGGCGCTGGCTTTCTCTTGTCCCCAGAGGCCCTGCTCACTGTCTCTCCAAGGCTCTGTGCCCTGTCCTGGGCACAGATGGGGCAGGCAACCTGAACCTAGTGTCTGAGAGCAATTACCTCAGGACAGAGGACACCGTCCTAAACTCAGGGTCTGGGCCTGAGGGCAGCTGGGGCCAGGCCTGCTGTTGGGAAGGGTGGTTCCGGAGAACGCGTGGTCCGACCGCACGCTGCCCTTGCTTCCCCAGGCTGCTGCTCCTGCTGCCCCGTGGGCTGCGCCAAGTGTGCCCAGGGCTGCGTCTGCAAAGGGGCCTCGGACAAGTGCAGCTGCTGTGCCTGATGTCGCCGAGAGCCTGCCCCGGCTGTCAACAGAGCAACCAGGACGAACCTGCATTTTACCGATTTTCATACAACCGGACCTGACGCTACATTCCTTTTTCTATCAAATATGTGAGTTGTAATAAAAGTTGTTGACTTTATTCTGGCTCTGTCTTCCTTTGTCTGTCTTGGACAAAGAGACTCCGTGCCCAGCAGGGCTGGCGTGGGGAACTGGACCGGAAGTGCAGAGACCTCGGCTCTGGACCAAAgagtacccccccacccccccaccccccaaaacacacacacacggagcgTCTTAGCCGCTAAGGTTAATTTCAGCTTCACTTTCTCAGCTCCAAAGGAAAGCCTCGCCCGGATGACACAGGGCATCGGACACACAGAGGACGCGCTCCCTCTATTCCCCTTAGGAGTATGGATTGCAGAGAAAGTTGTCCGTTTCTCACTTTCCTTGTCTGGGGGCCCCTGCCAAACTCAGTCCTCGGTGATGAGAGCCTGGAAAAGTACCCAGAGGGGATGGAATCCCACACCCCTCTTGTTTGACTTCTACACGGGGCTTGCGTCTAACACACCCTGGAAAGACCTATTTGTATTTTCTGCCACAGTTTTAACCCTGGTCAGTAAAAAGAATCgctaagaaaaaatgtaaaaggacaCGATATGTGAAACCCATTTTTCCCTTCAACACGTAAAATCACCTTAACACGTGGAGGAGCAATTCTGAAAATTAGAGGCTCTCATATGCTGCACATACATTGAATGTGTGCTTGAGTCCCGGCAACACTTCACAGATGTCCCACTGTGTGGACCACACACGCCTGGAGCAGCtctgccccctgcctccccacagGGAACATCAGTCTTGGCTCGCCCAGGGCCACTGACACCACACTCGCCACCCCTGACAGCTCCCTGCAGGGGCTTGGCTCCGAATCTTCGCAAGCTCCTCCCTAGATCAGGCTGACATCTTCCCTTCCCTCAAAATCCAGCCCGTGGCTACCTGACACCCCGAAAGTGATTTGGATTTGTTTGGTGGGAATTTCCCAGCCGTTTCCCGGAGACTTGGTTTCAGAAGGAGGACTTCACGTGTTCCTCTGCAGAGTGATGGTGCCGCTGCAGTGCGGAGGGCCTGGTGGTGTTTATTAGCGAGACGTGTGTGCTGAGGGAACAGGTAATATATTTCAGGTGCTGGGCCCCCTGGCGGTCTGGGGAGGGAATTCCTATTTGATGGGCACtccaagagaaagaggagacaagAGGCTCAGAAGTCAGGACCAAGATGGGCCACAGGTGCCCTGTGTGAAGAGGGCATTTCGGGAGCCGGCCCGTGCTGCGTGCGTGGGTGCTGGTGTCAGGCACCCAGGTTCACAGCCACCGTGCCACTTCCTGACCTGGCAAGTCACTGATACTCTCTGagatttcatttcctcctttctataaaaaagattaatttccAAGAGGGGGAATAAGCCAGATAGTGGCCTGGCTCCTAGCTGGGGCTTCCCGAACGGTGTCCTTTATGATCCCTATCTCCACACTGACATTTGTGCACAGAGAACCCTTTAGCTCCCAACAAGCTCCTGGAGGAAGGCTCCCTGGTTTGCAAGCAAGCTCATGGTGAGGGCAGAGATGGATAGGAACCTTGCTTATCCAGTGCCAGAGGGCGTGGGGATCTCCTCCAACAAGCCCCATGGAACGAGTCACCGCCACAGCATTTGGACAGACTCAGTGAACCTGCATGGTCTGGAGCGATGGTGCCaattccagagaggttaagcaacctacccaagggcacacagcctaTACTCAAAGGACTAAACCTACACTGCAGCTGTCTCACCTCCCGGCCACATGGTGCCGCTTATGACATCACTGGAGGCTGAATCCGGCCTCTCCTTTTTCAGGGCCGCAAGGGTCTTCGGAGACAGTCCAGCTGTGCTCCTGGCTGCAGAGGTGGgaggctgaagcccagagaggtcacAGAGCTGTGCAGAGGGTTCTGACTGCCAGCTGCTCAGTGCTTTCCCACTGCTGCCTCTGGGCCAGGTGTTCAGTGTCCTCACCTTTCATGGGATGACATGGTGTCCGGTTGGGCGGGGGGCTGCAGTCAGCCTGCAGGAGGGCCAGTCCCACATGTGTCACTTACCGCCAGGTGACATAACCTCTCTGGTCATTCTCTGCTGTAAAAGTGTAAAATAATAGCGCTTGGTTATTTAAGAATTTATTCTTGTAACAAATTAGGATGTCAGAatttaatatgatttaagaatttaATAGATGCAACAATATTAGTtgtatgcctggcacacagtaagtaaccaaaatattagctattactttattattatcaGTCATATTTTAGGCGATATTTTCCTACTTACAAACCAGTAAGAAAGGGCTGTTGTGCATAGCTGTGTGTCCCGTGTCGTCCTCATCAATCATGTGAGCATGTGCCAATTCCCAGAGAGGGTTATCATCTTTCCCAGAAAAGAGGAGTTGGCACTTAAGATATAAAGCCAGGATCAAGACTGTCCCTGTCCTTCAAAAAGTTGCAGGAGGATGCCTACCATTTCTGCTGCCACTTGCACTAGGATTTTActtaacattttgttttcctttttaaaataaatttatttatttttatttatttatttttgactgcattgggtcttcgttgctgcatgcgggctttctttagttgcggcgagcaggggctactcttcattgtggtgctcgggcttctcactgcggtggcttctctagttgaggagcacggcctctaggcactTGGCCTTCTGAAAttgcggcttgtgggctcagtagttgtggtgcgcgggcttagttgctccgcagcatgtgggatcttcctggaccagggctcgaacccgtgtctcctgcactggcaggcggattcttaaccactgcgccaccagagaagcccaaaattttgtatatgtatataaagttctaaaattttccttttcctcagcCACAACAGGTCTTTCCCTGGGCCTCAAGGGAAGTGCGTTTGCTGACCTTTCTTCAGTGGtttggggattttattttttaagggagAAGTGTCTGAGCAGAGCTTGAAGCATGCACCCTTGAGGCAGGTTTTCTCTCATCTTACTACCTGTTCCCAGTATTTCTCACGGGTCCCTGATAGAGGTCCATGGAGAAGGGCCTGTAACAAGTGTAAATTCCCTGTGGGTGTGTGGTTTTTAGGATTTCATACTCTCATACTTGCCCACATTTGGCCTTTAGCCTTTGATTCGAATTTTTAGAGTAATTGTACTCACACATATGGTGACTCCATCTTCCACTTGTGGCCAGACGGTAAGCCAGTGTTCACTTCCCATCTCTCCTCCAAAGTGCCCGTCTTCCCCGAGATGTCAGGGTAATTGTTTGCCTTGCAACCTCTTTGAATGAGTCCGAGAAAGTCATGATTTTGAGGATAatccacttttttctttctgttaaggTGGGAGTGGCATTCTTTAGAGCTTTCTATATCCCAGGAGCCAGAAGTCACCCCAGGGATTCTGAAAGAGCCAGTTTTCAGGTGACACTTCAGGGACTCACTTCAAGGTGGTCACTGCTTGGACCTGATGTGGTCCAGGCTGCAGAAAGGGTTCAGAGGAATTGCTGGAAGAGACGGCCTcagggaggggcctgggaggATACTGTGTAAGTTGAAGAAAGAATTGTAGACCTGTGGGAGGGTCAGTAAGGGCCACACAACAGTGCCACAGTGTCACCATGGCAAGTCCCCCTCTTTCCCACTCCAGGTACATCCTCGGTCTGTGCCCCCTCCACGTCTACAGGCGGCTCCACATGGAGGAGAGGGACACTGCACTCTGGTTCCCTCACATCCACTTACTGCAGCTGTTGATGGCCAGAGACATGGAGCAGATGCAGTGTccccctcagcccctcccagggcccaGCCTACTGGACTCTTCCTGTCCAGAGGCCAAGCCAGAGCTGCCCGAGacaccttcctgccagtggtgcCCTCTCTCATCCTTCTCTCGCTAATGAGGATGACTTAATTCCAGCCCAAGACAAAGACACTGACTTGGTCTCCAAAAGaacatttatttccaaaattgaggccacagaaacagaaattccCCCTCCCTGACCTCTGCTACTCCCATCAGATAATTCCCCAGCCTCCACAATAAGATGCCTCTTTGGCCCACAAACACCTTCTACAGAATACCCGTCTGGGGTCCCACAAGCTCCCAAGGCCAGCTGAGCCTCCCGTTCACAGCTCAGCATGTTTTAACTGGGGTGGCTTCTTTGCCGCCTCCTCGGACAGGAGCTCGTTCCAGAAAGCCACTTCCTTGTCTTTCAGCTTCTCGGCTGCCTGGGTGGTGACGCCAATCTGAAGGTACCCTTCTTTCTGGTCATATACTGGCCAATGGGGAAGCCCCTCCCCGTTGGGATTCCTGGGAACAGAATCACATAGAAATTCCCCAAAGCTACTGTGTGGTCCCAACAACCCTCAGAGATTGTCAGGGACCCCCTGGCTTCATCTCTGCCAAAGGCTCATATGCCTCCAGAGACAGGAGGCTGCCCATCTCCTGGGCAGCCTGTCCACTGAGGGAGCTCTCACGTCAGAGGTCACAGGGCGGGGAGTTTGACCATCACACGTTGGAAGCTCCTCCCACCCAGCAGACACGCCCTGCGCCTTCCCAACCCTGCTCGTCTTTGCCACCAGCTCACCCGTTCCGAGCAAAGTTGGCCCAAAATTTCATCACCATCTTGCTGAGATTGGTCTCCTCTTCTGAGGCACCACCTGTGGGGAGGAGACAAAGCcattgctactcaaagtgtggttcaggggcagcagcagcccttgagaacttgttagaaattcagaaaCGGAGCCCttactccagacctactgagtcaaaACTGCATTTTAAGAAGATCTTGGGTAATTCGAGTGCACTTTAAGCTTGACAGTTACTGACCTAGGTCGGGCTCAGTGAAGGGTTGTAGTCAATCCATAAACTGGCTGGGTCACAGGGCCACAACCCAGGGTTTCTGCTACAGTAACCCCACCTCCCAGGATGCTCTCCTTTGGGTCTCTTCTCAATCTCCTTCACCCACACACATTTtcatagaatctgaaaaataaccaAGCTGCAAGGTCCCCAAATAGTCATCCATCCAGAAAGTGCCCAGAGGCACTGGGTGTCATGAACAGCCCTGGGTTGTGTCACACACAAGTTGTCGGTAACTGCTGAGGGTTAAGACATTGAAGACATCTGTGAAaagtttttccttaaaatattatactcttaaatgtattaaaatattaaaagatatgagttttagatagatagatagatagatggttggagagacagacacataTTAGTCCTGATTCAAGGTTAAGAGCAATTCTAACCTTACTCTCACGTACATTCTGATATGCTCTTGTGAGTGCGAAGTGAGTGGTGGCATTCTAGCCCTGAGCAGGGCCCTGCAGGTGACCCACCTCCTGTCTTACTGATGCCCAGGTCTGGATTCTTAGAGTGACCATGGATGAGGGCGCAAGGATACACATTATCCATCGTGCACATTAGAGCAAGAGAAAGGTTGGGACTCTTTGTCCTTCAACTCTGTTATGGTGAATTCAGGAAACTAAGACCTGGAGAGAAggaggaacttgcccaaggccaccaaACCAAGACTTGAACCCAGATCTCCTAACTCCAAGTTTGTCGTCACCAAAGGGCCATCACCTTTCAAAAATGGAGCCCCGAAGACCGAGAAGAGCTCATCCCCATGGTCCCCTATCACCGTCTTGGGTTTCATCTCTGATGAGAAGCTTGGGCGATACTGGAACTCATACATGTAAGTGGGGCCTCCGGCATCTGGAAGACATGGATTCATGCACAGTTCACTTCAGCAGACGCACACCTGGATGGTATCAAGGGCTccagaggtgggtgggaggggcgCTGTGAGCAATCAGGAAATTGGGGGCATGCCTGGTCCTGAGTGAACAACAACAATATTAACAGCAGCTGCCCATTGTGAGAACCAactgtgtgccagaccctgtgtGTCCCTGCAGGAAGCCCCTGGTTATCAGCATAACAGAGAAAAACAGTTTGGGAAAAGTTCTATGACTTGCTTAAGGGTGTACTGGTGGTGGAGGTGTAACTGGATTTGAGCcggttattgaatgaatgaatgaatgaatgttgaaactTTGGGGAAATTGATTCAAAATAACTATCGTTATAGAGGCATTGGGTCAATACATATCAACCTCTTTGCCTACTGATGCATTCACACACCAGAACATCTAGATACACAGTTTATGTACACAGAAATACCACGACATTTCATTGCTAACAGGTTAGTCTTCTTTCCCTTGGAGAATACCTGCAGCCTGACAGGTGTCTtctattatgcccatttttgaGCGTTTCTGGTGTTTTTCACACGTATTCCAAGAAGAGTGAAGTAAATCCAAGTTGCTGGTCTGAAAGGGCAGATATTTAAATACAAGCCTAGGCAGAAAGGGGAGAGTCTATTCCTTGTGTCTCAGGAAACCACAATTcagcatttcctttttctctgtcatctcacatGTCTTGCTTCCTGCTTGGCCCAGGGAGTGTTAAGGTGGTGGCAGAAGGAAGAAGGGGCCGAGGAAGGGTAAAgatcctccctcctcctctcccctgcccctacTCTCACCACCCCCTCTCTAAGCCCCAAGAAGATGTCAGTTTTCCTGCTGATGCTTCATCAGAGTTGCCCATCTGGCTCCTTCAGGGCTAACTCACGGGCCACCCGCCTGGGGAGCTCTGTGCTTTGCATTGATCATTAGGCCCAGAGCGAGTGACTCTACCAGGGAAGGGTCAGGCCCCAAGTCAGACTGGCGGGGCAATATCACACTTTTTCCCTTCCTGGGGACAGAATCACatttggaaaatgcagaaaaaaggaataagaacAAAAAGATCACATCTAATCCCACCGCTCAGAGAAACCTCTGTTAATATTTTAGCACTTATCCGacttatgtatataaaattaggATACTATTGTATATGTTATTTCATATGACTATAATAATTGCTTCA
Proteins encoded in this region:
- the LOC133078081 gene encoding metallothionein-1E codes for the protein MDPKCSCPTGGSCSCAGSCTCKACRCTSCKKSCCSCCPVGCAKCAQGCVCKGASDKCSCCA
- the LOC133078106 gene encoding metallothionein-1E codes for the protein MDPKCSCPTGGSCSCAGSCTCKACRCTSCKKSCCSCCPVGCAKCAQGCVCKGASDKCSCCA